The sequence GCGAATGACCGAGATGAGTTGGTTCTTAAACAACTTAAATTCCATCCGTTCAACATCTTTTTCCGGATGAGGCAGGCGAAACAAAGTAACCCGAAATCCGTCTTCTTCAACAAACTCGACTTCCGAGAATTTCTGCTCAATAACAGGAAACGGGCTGTTCCATGGAATCCCCATGCAATTTCCCGTTTCCTGTCCATAGACTGCAATGCTACTCACGTGCAAAAGGAAAAAATAAGGAGACCTTTTAGAAAAAGTTTCATGCCGCAACGCAATCCTTTTGCTGTTGTTTTTGGAGCAAGTCGCTTTCCTGGTCAAGGAATGTCTTGGCCAACTCTGCAACTTCACGATACAGCGGCAGGTTTGCCTTGTTGATAACCTTATCAAAGAATTCTGGTGCCCATGCAAGGAGATGTTCTGTAAGAAAACGACGCTTTATTGAAAAGAGATTTTCTGCAAGCTCTGTCTCATCATCATTTACTGCCTGCGCATACCGTTCTTCGAGTTTTTGCATAAATTCAAGCTCTGCGCCAATATGATCCGGCATGCCACCAAAATCTGATTGGTAGCTCAGTCCGGTAGCTTCTACGAATTTCTTTACTGCAACGGTGTCGGCACCCCAGAGTTTCCCATAATCCCCATCATCACGAACACGATGAACTGACTCATGGGGAGAGATAAAACGTCCGGGACCTATGAATAGACCGGCAAACTCAATGGCCAGTTCATCCACCAGTTGAGCTGGGTTTTTGTTATAAAATTCTTGGCCCAGATCCATTTCCAATTCGGTAAATGTCTCCCGAAATTCAGGAGTTCGTAACTGAATCAGAAGTTCTGGGCTGATCTCGGTGGCAAAAAACATTGCCAATAATCCGTAGAGTCCGGAAACTGTACTGTTCGCTGTTTCCAAAATAGTTCTCCCTTAAAAAATACCATTTAATTGATTGAATAGCTGAAGGAGAATGTTTTCCTTCAGCTATTCTTGCCACTATTAAGCCTTACTGACTGTAACGACCTCATCCATCCAGCGGTGCTGGCCACTAATGGGGTCAGGGGCATTGGCAATCAGCCAGTTAGGATGAACACCATAGGTGTCCCACCATTTCAATTTCAGATCCGGATCATTATCGCTTCCCATGATGGATTTTTTACCTGATCCATAACGGCCGGATTCTGTCCTGCCAAGATGATAGGAGATGGCAATGGAGCCGGGTACAATCATCTCATTCACATAGGCCTTGATGGAAATTTCACCAATTTTTGAGGTGAGTTTTACTAGATCACCATCCTTAATGCCCAACGAGGCAGCTGTTTTTGAATTGATCCATGCTGGATTGTCATGAAACATTTCTGTCAGCCATTTACAGTGGGTTGAGCGTGAATGGATCTGCACAGGCACCTTGTAGGTAGTCAGGGTTAACTGGTTTTTTGTTAGTTCCTGATGTTCAGGGATTGCCTTCCAACTTGGGAAGGGTTCAAAGCCTTTCTCTTTCAAGATGGTGGAATAGAGTTCAAAATAACCTGTTTTATTCACCTTATCTGGTTTAAACCCTTTATAGACTTTATCGCCGATCTTTTGACCCACATAGCCCTTATAGCTATATGCCATTTTAGCATACCCTTTGGCCATTGCTTCGGCCTCATCTTTTGCCTTAGATTTTTTCCAGTTCCAGTAGACACCAGTGGCTTCATCAAAGAGAATACCTTCCTTTTTCAGATCTGCATCTTTGACGATTTTTTTGTGGCTGTAAAAGTCAGGTTTTTCATTGGGATCATGATAGACACCGTGTTTCTTTAAATATTCAAAACCACCCCCGGGCAAATCCTTCACCGTTGGTGTCATTTCACAGGATAATTTTACAAATTCCTCCATGGTATCAAAACCAAGGGGCATCTCCATGCGTTTGGCCAGGTCACAGAGTATATCACTGAAATTTCTACACTCACCAAGTGGTGTTACCACAGGCTGGCGCAATTCAAATTCAGTCTGTTGAGTTGGAGCAACATTCCCATCCCAGTCCCAGCGTTCAAGATAACTGGTATCTGGTAGAATCAAGTCAGCCAGACGACTGGATTCGTCATAGACGATATTGGAAGTGACCGTGAAGGGCATCAACTTTTCATCGGAGAGAACATCTATATTTTCCTGACACTCACCGTTGACATAGACTGGATTGTAACAGTACCAGAGGTAGATATCAGGCCGGCCGTGTGAACCATCCTTGATCATCTTCAATACTGACTGACACTCACCATGATTCGGCAGAGCAGAGAGTGTGCCGTTGGTAATCTTGAGCTGTTTGCCCTTTGGTTTTACCTTTGGTCCTTTGGGGTATTTCCAGTGGGGTGCAACCGCCTTACAGCGACCTCCAGGGCTGTTGATATTACCGGTGATCATACCAAGCATCTGAGCAGCCCGCTCACCATCGGTCCCGTTATAGTGGGCAACGAGTCCACGATAACTGATAATACAAGCCGCCTTAGCCTTGGCAAATTCACGGGCGTATTTTTTGATGTTTGCCGCAGAAACACCGCTGATTTTTTCAGCCCACTCTGGTGTGTAACTGATCAGGTGTTTTTTTAAGGCAGCTATTTTTTCATCCAGAGGTGCATTGACATCTTCCGTGGTCCGGATAAAGGTAAAGGCCTCACGATCATAGAGATTTTCCTGCATGATCACATTGTTCATGGCAAGGAGAACCGCAAGATCAGTACCCGGACGAACCGGTTCCCACTTGGTTGATTTTGCGGCAGTATAAGAGAGTCTGACGTCAAAGGTAATACAGGGAACATTTCGTTCGACCATCGCCTTGACCAGTCGTTGGGCCGTCGGGATGTGATTGGTATGGGCCTCGAGTACACCGGAGCCAAAGTTCAACACATAGTCGGTGTTATCAAAATCCCAGTTATCATAATGATTTCCCCAAGTCAATTCCTGGGCAACCCATTTGCCACCTTCACAGATAGAAGTATGGCCGGAAATTGTTTTGCTTCCATAGGTTCCCATAAATACGGTTTTTGGCAAAGATGAGGAACTTCCCTTGGCTCGTCCGTAATGGTACATCAGCTTTTCCGGATGTCCGTCGTCTCTGAGTTTTTTCATACGAGCGGCAAGATCGGTCAAAGCTTCATCCCAGGAAATACGTTTATATTTTCCATCTCCACGTTTGCCTGCGCGTTTCAGGGGATAGAGAATTCTGTCCGGGAAATAGACCTGATTGACCCCAGCCTGACCCTTGGCGCAGATCTTTCCCAGGCTACGGATAGAGTTCGGTTGGCCCTCGATCTTAACCACTCTGCCATCTTCGACAAAAGCGATCTTCGGATCACGTGTTACACAACTGTAACAGACAGTGGGTACGGCTTTGCGTTCCTTGCCAGTGTCAGGGTTGAAATCTCTGCCTCCCATGGCAAGCTCGACCGAACCGGCCAGGGCATTGCCCACCATTCCTTTGCCGGCGGTTAGTAAGGCACCGCTGGCCGCAGCCAGTTTTAAGACGTTGCGGCGGCTGATTTTTTTCATTGTTCTAGTCCTCCTGTATGTACAAAAGATTATGAGTTGTATTATTCAACGATGTCCCGATACTCTGTGAGTTTGTCTTTGTCTTCATAAGAGTAATCAGCCAGCACTTCATCGGGATCAATGTAGTAGATGTTTGGCATGGTTTTGGCTTCAGGCTTCATTGTTGTTTTGTTACGATTTTCCAGAAGGTTGAACTCCTTGGCGAGTTTGGCTACATCACTGTTGGGATCGTTGAGATCACCAAAGATACGGGCACCAGGAGCACAGGTATTAACACACGCCGGAGTTATGCCTTCATCCAGGCGATGAACACAGGAGGAGCATTTTACGATGGCATTTTTACTCTTATCCTTCCCTGACAGCTTTCGTTTGTTGAACGTACGAGCACCATAAGGACAGGCATCGATACACTTCCCACAACCGGTACATGCGTCATTATCGATAAGAATCAATCCATCTGGACGTTTATAGGTGGCACCACCGCGGTAGCGAATCTTTTTCCCTTCTGCTGTGACGAAGACACGGCGATCTTTTGGGTATTCGGGGCAGGCCTTGACACAGGGCGGTACGGTCATGTCTCCTACCTTCTCGGTTCCCTCGCAGTGATTGCAGCGACGGGGAATAAGGGTGCGCCTGGTATCAGGATACTTACCTGTAACTACCTGTTTAATTACGGTTTTAAAAGCTCCGAGTGGTACGTCATACTCTGCTTTGCAGGCCACTGTGCAGGCCCGACAGCCGGTGCAGCGGCGCAAATCCATTATCATCACCCACTGCGGTGTTTTGACTTCGGCGGCTTCTGCTTCTTTTGGTTGCAGCAGGCTTACTGATGCGAGTCCGGCCGCAGCCAAAGATACTCCGGTGACCCGAAGCATTTCCCTGCGATCATCTCTTGTGTTAGTGGTCATGACCTCCTCCTCGATTCTCTGTTTCTGTTATGGCTTGTATGATGCAAGCCCGTTTGTATGTCCCTGATATTTCAGGTGCTACATTCTACAATTGAAAGTTTTTTCTTTTCTGACTGCCTACAAAGCCCAGCCATTTTTATTCGTCATTCCTGCTTTTCTGCTTCAGCCTCTTCGGCAAGAGGTTCCAGTTCATCAAGAACGGTGTAGACACTATTGAGTCCCTCATCAATCAACATGATTGAATACTTCTTGTTATGAACGCCGTTACCAAATTCCACGAGATCCAATGCCTTTTGTCCCGTTGCAAGAGTCTTTATGAACTCGGCTATCTGCTCCTCACTGAGCTGATCTTTGAGCTTGACGATCAGGCCTTCAGCACGTGCTTTTTCTTCTTTGGCAAAGCTTACCTCGGTCTGAACTTCTTTGATCCAGTCGGCCAACAATTTTTCATGATCCTTGGTGTGACAATCCACACAGGATTTAGCTGAACCACGGAGGATCTTTTCACCCTTATGTATTTCAGGTTTGTCATGGCAACCCTGACAGTTAGTCTTAACCGGATTCATCAAGCTTGGTGTTTCTGGAACTCCGCCATATGCTGCACCAAGGAGGAGGGCCTTCTGGAGACTATGATGGTCTGGATGACAGCTGGCACAATTGATACGGGCGGCTTCAATGAAATCACCTTCCTTATGGATAAGGGGCTGGTGGCAGTCAGCACACTGGGCCTTCTGTTTGGCCACATGCTCCGTATGCATGAGTTTCATCTCATATCTTTTTTCGAGCACCATCTTGTCGCTGTGGCACTTCTCGCAGGATCCGGGAATGAGATCCGTTTCACCGGTGATTACCTGGTAGTGACAGGACTCACAGGAAACACCAGCCTTCTCAAGACTCTGATGAGTAATTACTGCCTGGTCAGGATCGAGTGGTGCATCTTTTTTCTGTGATTGCAGAGGAGTGGTTGGGATTTCGTGGCAAAGATTGCAGGCAGCGCGACCTTTATTGAATTCCGTATTTCTGAAATGACAGACGTAGCATTGCTCTTTGGGAACTTCGAAATGCTTCTCATCACTGGCCTTGATATGGCAGGTTGTGCAGTGCATCTCCTGGCCGGGGATGGTCTTCTCATAATGGGCCTTATGGGTAAACTTGACTTTTTTCTCCTTTCCATAGGTCAGCTGCTTATCCATAAATTTTTCAGATGGATGACACTGGGCCGTTGAACAGGAAATAT comes from Desulfocapsa sulfexigens DSM 10523 and encodes:
- a CDS encoding TorD/DmsD family molecular chaperone; protein product: METANSTVSGLYGLLAMFFATEISPELLIQLRTPEFRETFTELEMDLGQEFYNKNPAQLVDELAIEFAGLFIGPGRFISPHESVHRVRDDGDYGKLWGADTVAVKKFVEATGLSYQSDFGGMPDHIGAELEFMQKLEERYAQAVNDDETELAENLFSIKRRFLTEHLLAWAPEFFDKVINKANLPLYREVAELAKTFLDQESDLLQKQQQKDCVAA
- a CDS encoding 4Fe-4S dicluster domain-containing protein, encoding MTTNTRDDRREMLRVTGVSLAAAGLASVSLLQPKEAEAAEVKTPQWVMIMDLRRCTGCRACTVACKAEYDVPLGAFKTVIKQVVTGKYPDTRRTLIPRRCNHCEGTEKVGDMTVPPCVKACPEYPKDRRVFVTAEGKKIRYRGGATYKRPDGLILIDNDACTGCGKCIDACPYGARTFNKRKLSGKDKSKNAIVKCSSCVHRLDEGITPACVNTCAPGARIFGDLNDPNSDVAKLAKEFNLLENRNKTTMKPEAKTMPNIYYIDPDEVLADYSYEDKDKLTEYRDIVE
- a CDS encoding molybdopterin-containing oxidoreductase family protein; amino-acid sequence: MKKISRRNVLKLAAASGALLTAGKGMVGNALAGSVELAMGGRDFNPDTGKERKAVPTVCYSCVTRDPKIAFVEDGRVVKIEGQPNSIRSLGKICAKGQAGVNQVYFPDRILYPLKRAGKRGDGKYKRISWDEALTDLAARMKKLRDDGHPEKLMYHYGRAKGSSSSLPKTVFMGTYGSKTISGHTSICEGGKWVAQELTWGNHYDNWDFDNTDYVLNFGSGVLEAHTNHIPTAQRLVKAMVERNVPCITFDVRLSYTAAKSTKWEPVRPGTDLAVLLAMNNVIMQENLYDREAFTFIRTTEDVNAPLDEKIAALKKHLISYTPEWAEKISGVSAANIKKYAREFAKAKAACIISYRGLVAHYNGTDGERAAQMLGMITGNINSPGGRCKAVAPHWKYPKGPKVKPKGKQLKITNGTLSALPNHGECQSVLKMIKDGSHGRPDIYLWYCYNPVYVNGECQENIDVLSDEKLMPFTVTSNIVYDESSRLADLILPDTSYLERWDWDGNVAPTQQTEFELRQPVVTPLGECRNFSDILCDLAKRMEMPLGFDTMEEFVKLSCEMTPTVKDLPGGGFEYLKKHGVYHDPNEKPDFYSHKKIVKDADLKKEGILFDEATGVYWNWKKSKAKDEAEAMAKGYAKMAYSYKGYVGQKIGDKVYKGFKPDKVNKTGYFELYSTILKEKGFEPFPSWKAIPEHQELTKNQLTLTTYKVPVQIHSRSTHCKWLTEMFHDNPAWINSKTAASLGIKDGDLVKLTSKIGEISIKAYVNEMIVPGSIAISYHLGRTESGRYGSGKKSIMGSDNDPDLKLKWWDTYGVHPNWLIANAPDPISGQHRWMDEVVTVSKA
- a CDS encoding cytochrome c3 family protein; translated protein: MKKIVLIIVVIAAISAAMVFSVESYTARPQFCGTSCHIMDKPYKSWQADKHGKAGKEEISCVVCHYAPGEKMTLHAKFKGLGQLFTYLSTDDKEVRRATHIADISCSTAQCHPSEKFMDKQLTYGKEKKVKFTHKAHYEKTIPGQEMHCTTCHIKASDEKHFEVPKEQCYVCHFRNTEFNKGRAACNLCHEIPTTPLQSQKKDAPLDPDQAVITHQSLEKAGVSCESCHYQVITGETDLIPGSCEKCHSDKMVLEKRYEMKLMHTEHVAKQKAQCADCHQPLIHKEGDFIEAARINCASCHPDHHSLQKALLLGAAYGGVPETPSLMNPVKTNCQGCHDKPEIHKGEKILRGSAKSCVDCHTKDHEKLLADWIKEVQTEVSFAKEEKARAEGLIVKLKDQLSEEQIAEFIKTLATGQKALDLVEFGNGVHNKKYSIMLIDEGLNSVYTVLDELEPLAEEAEAEKQE